A single genomic interval of Tsukamurella paurometabola harbors:
- a CDS encoding MarR family winged helix-turn-helix transcriptional regulator, translated as MTDNDDRLAGDLALATVRFARHLRGRRRDSLVSLTQLSALNALANDGPLTPGQLAARERVQPPSMTRVIASLADLGLVRRAPHPTDGRQVIVSLSDEGEQVITGEARAREAWLRGKLDDLTSEQRATLDDAVGILNGLIAAEEKQA; from the coding sequence GTGACTGACAATGACGATCGGCTGGCGGGAGATCTCGCTCTTGCCACCGTGCGGTTCGCCCGCCACCTTCGCGGCCGGCGTCGCGATTCGCTCGTCTCCTTGACGCAGCTCTCCGCGCTCAACGCGCTCGCGAACGACGGGCCGCTCACGCCCGGGCAGCTCGCGGCGCGTGAGCGCGTCCAGCCTCCGTCGATGACGCGGGTCATCGCATCCCTCGCGGACCTCGGGCTGGTCCGCCGCGCCCCGCACCCCACCGACGGCCGCCAGGTGATCGTGAGCCTCTCCGACGAGGGCGAACAGGTCATCACCGGCGAGGCGCGGGCGCGCGAGGCGTGGCTGCGCGGCAAGCTCGACGACCTGACCTCCGAGCAGCGCGCGACGCTCGACGACGCGGTGGGCATTCTCAA
- a CDS encoding DUF2530 domain-containing protein: MTEPRPVVMAGTILFAVALVVTLLARETFGAAWIVCACGVGVGVLGATVLTLQRRAALRGDRGAQRGLV, from the coding sequence ATGACGGAACCCCGACCGGTCGTCATGGCCGGGACCATCCTTTTCGCGGTGGCCCTCGTGGTCACCCTGTTGGCCCGGGAGACGTTCGGCGCGGCGTGGATCGTGTGCGCGTGCGGCGTCGGCGTCGGCGTGCTCGGCGCCACCGTCCTCACCCTGCAGCGGCGGGCGGCCCTGCGCGGCGATCGGGGAGCCCAGCGCGGCCTCGTGTGA
- a CDS encoding phosphatase PAP2 family protein: MVTDGDAWPNPVDQGALDWMLSIRDGPLTTAMRIVTTVGNTASMWAIGIAGFLYLLLRRKRPDWALYCGLTQLFGLGLMVVLKNAFGRERPPFPPRLVVISSESFPSGHALNSMVVFGTFAVAAFALTGRMWPFAAALLGTCAIGLSRVYLAAHWLLDVVAGWAIGAVVVAAGLMVLRLTRGRAGLPDRRAGPPAAAG, translated from the coding sequence GTGGTGACCGACGGCGATGCATGGCCCAACCCCGTCGATCAGGGTGCGCTGGACTGGATGCTCTCGATCCGGGACGGGCCGCTGACGACGGCCATGCGGATCGTCACGACCGTGGGCAACACCGCGTCGATGTGGGCGATCGGCATCGCCGGGTTCCTCTACCTGCTGCTGCGCCGCAAGCGGCCGGACTGGGCGCTCTACTGCGGCCTCACCCAGTTGTTCGGGCTCGGGCTGATGGTCGTGCTCAAGAACGCCTTCGGGCGGGAGCGGCCGCCGTTCCCGCCGCGCCTCGTGGTGATCTCCTCGGAGAGCTTCCCGTCGGGGCACGCGCTGAACTCGATGGTCGTGTTCGGGACGTTCGCCGTGGCCGCCTTCGCGTTGACCGGCCGGATGTGGCCGTTCGCGGCGGCGCTGCTGGGGACGTGCGCGATCGGACTGAGCCGGGTCTACCTCGCCGCGCACTGGTTGCTGGATGTGGTGGCGGGCTGGGCGATCGGGGCCGTGGTGGTCGCGGCGGGGCTGATGGTGTTGCGGCTCACACGAGGCCGCGCTGGGCTCCCCGATCGCCGCGCAGGGCCGCCCGCCGCTGCAGGGTGA
- a CDS encoding sacsin N-terminal ATP-binding-like domain-containing protein, with the protein MAADPFGTAALRRATLAGWRDSPTRAAEDLAAERDLVTVGYRDRVAVELAQNAADAATAAGIPGELAVWGEADGVHVANTGAPLTKAGVASLAALRVSPKSDGASGRTIGRFGVGFAAVLTVTDHVEIRSADGGIAFSAERSRADSGLDEVAAMRLPYPVDTPPRAGFATEVVLVGADPALLAEFAGQAADLLLDLPALAAVTVGDERFTTPDLVTGHGPHARWVIGADARVLHAPTRTDEPLTLPVRVIADLPTTPDRRRLHPDADVALAARGYAAFVAAQPDPMPLLPPRRPPAGPVDALLREAVEDELRGHAWVPGPDGARLRPDRAAVLPGLTPELHGLLRDVLPLVAPELSAVPDAARLVALGARELTAADVADAVPRDRDPAWYGELYAALDAARLPADDLGALPVPLADGRVVTGARGAALVAGDAAALALVTWARLVHPAAQHPLLERAGARRLEPADLLGDPALREEVGRIDWEAGAADEDVELTEAVLGLLGDAGSVGPSFLGALPVPGDDGALYPADELLAAAAPVRDALGEDHPYGTVDPGFEARYPASALRAIGVGWSFGVLREPLPTGPDPTLDGADEWWAQLPAEPDELIAVRDLDLVEHWEPAYALLADLPGVLDDPDGYTAWWLHTRTELGRLRSPDDPAFAGLLDPCTHPAAPRLRAALLHAVRTDADAQVLADALADPARTPAPGVVIAAHRAIAGHRLAALPARVRGIDGAVLDADDAAVLDVPHARFTATGLVFGGLDVAAALADTLDLPLAGDEPVGTPAGGARYARGAHPGVTLAQQLGELPDASEVHVHDDLVVTVAGAERRVPYVVADGVLHVQSGRW; encoded by the coding sequence ATGGCCGCCGACCCGTTCGGTACCGCCGCGCTGCGCCGCGCGACCCTCGCCGGCTGGCGCGACTCGCCCACGCGTGCCGCGGAGGACCTGGCCGCCGAGCGGGACCTGGTCACGGTCGGCTACCGCGACCGCGTCGCCGTGGAGCTGGCGCAGAACGCCGCGGACGCCGCCACCGCCGCCGGGATCCCCGGGGAGCTGGCCGTCTGGGGCGAGGCCGACGGGGTGCACGTCGCCAACACCGGCGCGCCGCTGACGAAGGCCGGCGTCGCCTCCCTCGCCGCGCTGCGCGTCTCGCCCAAGTCCGACGGTGCCTCCGGGCGCACGATCGGCCGGTTCGGGGTCGGCTTCGCCGCGGTCCTCACGGTGACCGACCACGTCGAGATCCGCTCCGCCGACGGCGGCATCGCCTTCTCCGCGGAGCGCTCCCGCGCGGATTCCGGCCTCGACGAGGTCGCGGCGATGCGCCTGCCGTACCCCGTCGACACCCCGCCGCGCGCGGGTTTCGCGACCGAGGTGGTGCTGGTCGGCGCCGACCCCGCGCTGCTCGCCGAGTTCGCCGGCCAGGCCGCGGACCTCCTGCTCGACCTGCCCGCGCTGGCGGCGGTCACCGTCGGCGACGAGCGGTTCACCACCCCGGACCTCGTGACGGGGCACGGCCCGCACGCCCGCTGGGTGATCGGCGCGGACGCGCGCGTCCTGCACGCGCCCACCCGCACCGACGAGCCGCTGACCCTGCCCGTCCGGGTGATCGCCGACCTGCCGACCACCCCGGACCGGAGGCGGCTGCACCCCGACGCCGACGTCGCGCTCGCCGCCCGCGGCTACGCCGCCTTCGTCGCCGCGCAGCCCGACCCGATGCCGCTGCTGCCGCCGCGCCGCCCGCCCGCCGGGCCCGTCGACGCCCTGCTGCGCGAGGCGGTCGAGGACGAGTTGCGCGGGCACGCCTGGGTCCCCGGGCCCGACGGTGCGCGGCTGCGCCCGGACCGCGCCGCCGTGCTGCCCGGGCTCACCCCGGAGCTGCACGGCCTGCTGCGCGACGTGCTCCCGCTGGTCGCGCCGGAGCTGTCCGCGGTGCCCGACGCGGCGCGGCTGGTCGCGCTGGGCGCCCGCGAGCTGACCGCGGCGGACGTCGCCGACGCGGTGCCCCGCGACCGCGACCCGGCCTGGTACGGGGAGCTGTACGCCGCGCTCGACGCCGCACGCCTGCCCGCCGACGACCTCGGCGCGCTGCCCGTCCCGCTGGCCGACGGCCGGGTGGTGACGGGCGCGCGCGGCGCGGCGCTCGTCGCGGGCGACGCCGCGGCGCTGGCGCTGGTGACGTGGGCGCGGCTCGTGCACCCCGCGGCGCAGCACCCCCTGCTCGAACGCGCGGGCGCGCGCCGGCTCGAGCCCGCGGACCTGCTCGGCGACCCCGCGCTGCGCGAGGAGGTGGGGCGCATCGACTGGGAGGCCGGCGCCGCCGACGAGGACGTCGAGCTGACCGAGGCCGTGCTGGGCCTGCTCGGCGACGCCGGCAGCGTCGGCCCGAGCTTCCTCGGCGCCCTTCCCGTCCCGGGCGACGACGGCGCGCTGTACCCCGCGGACGAGCTCCTCGCCGCCGCTGCGCCGGTGCGCGACGCGCTCGGGGAGGACCACCCGTACGGCACCGTCGACCCCGGGTTCGAGGCGCGGTACCCGGCGTCCGCACTGCGCGCGATCGGCGTCGGCTGGTCCTTCGGGGTGCTCCGGGAGCCGCTGCCGACCGGGCCGGATCCCACCCTGGACGGCGCCGACGAGTGGTGGGCGCAGCTGCCGGCCGAGCCCGACGAGCTGATCGCGGTCCGCGACCTGGACCTGGTGGAGCACTGGGAGCCCGCCTACGCGCTGCTCGCCGACCTGCCCGGCGTGCTGGACGATCCGGACGGCTACACCGCCTGGTGGCTGCACACCCGCACCGAGCTGGGGCGGCTGCGGTCCCCGGACGATCCGGCGTTCGCCGGGCTGCTGGACCCGTGCACGCACCCCGCAGCGCCGCGGCTGCGGGCCGCGCTGCTGCACGCCGTGCGCACCGACGCCGACGCGCAGGTGCTGGCCGACGCCCTCGCCGACCCCGCCCGCACGCCCGCGCCCGGCGTGGTGATCGCCGCGCACCGGGCGATCGCCGGGCACCGGCTCGCCGCACTGCCCGCGCGGGTCCGCGGCATCGACGGGGCGGTGCTCGACGCCGACGACGCCGCCGTGCTCGATGTGCCGCACGCCCGGTTCACGGCGACGGGCCTGGTGTTCGGCGGGCTGGACGTCGCCGCGGCGCTCGCCGACACCCTGGACCTGCCGCTCGCGGGCGACGAGCCCGTCGGGACCCCGGCCGGCGGCGCGCGGTACGCGCGCGGCGCGCACCCCGGTGTCACGCTCGCGCAGCAGCTCGGCGAGCTGCCCGACGCGAGCGAGGTGCACGTCCACGACGACCTCGTGGTCACGGTGGCCGGGGCGGAGCGCCGGGTGCCGTACGTGGTGGCCGACGGTGTCCTGCACGTACAGTCGGGACGGTGGTGA
- a CDS encoding DUF3027 domain-containing protein, which yields MSSALQSGAAVDLARAVLEADEGARVGAHVATVVEDEFAVAHYFEADLPAYRGWQWCAVIATTPGGELTVSETALLPGPGSLTAPEWVPWEERVRAGDLAPGDVLPPRENDVRIEPGHALSGDPAVDEVAGEIGVNLERVMSRIGRMEAAERWLAGDFGPDSEMARATRYHCGDCAFFLPLAGALGAAFGVCGNEYSADGHIVHAHYGCGAHSSVTAPSGQGSPAYEPYDDGAVEKVPVEQA from the coding sequence GTGAGTTCCGCATTGCAGTCAGGCGCCGCGGTCGACCTCGCGCGCGCCGTACTGGAGGCAGACGAGGGCGCCCGGGTTGGCGCGCACGTCGCCACCGTCGTCGAGGACGAGTTCGCGGTGGCCCATTACTTCGAGGCGGACCTGCCCGCGTACCGCGGGTGGCAGTGGTGCGCCGTGATCGCCACCACCCCGGGCGGCGAGCTCACGGTCTCCGAGACCGCGCTGCTGCCGGGCCCCGGTTCGCTGACCGCCCCCGAGTGGGTGCCGTGGGAGGAGCGCGTCCGCGCCGGCGACCTCGCGCCCGGCGACGTGCTGCCGCCCCGCGAGAACGACGTGCGCATCGAGCCCGGCCACGCCCTCTCCGGCGACCCGGCCGTCGACGAGGTGGCCGGCGAGATCGGCGTCAACCTCGAGCGCGTGATGTCGCGGATCGGCCGGATGGAGGCCGCCGAGCGCTGGCTCGCGGGCGACTTCGGCCCGGACTCGGAGATGGCGCGCGCCACCCGGTACCACTGCGGCGACTGCGCCTTCTTCCTGCCGCTGGCCGGCGCGCTGGGCGCGGCCTTCGGCGTCTGCGGCAACGAGTACTCGGCCGACGGGCACATCGTGCACGCGCACTACGGCTGCGGGGCGCACTCCTCGGTGACGGCACCGTCGGGCCAGGGGAGCCCCGCGTACGAGCCCTACGACGACGGCGCCGTCGAGAAGGTCCCCGTCGAGCAGGCCTGA
- a CDS encoding MFS transporter, giving the protein MVRVSGHPGQQQYPPDEPRRRPGPTPHAHSGQSARRGAGGQAGPTRPQYTANHHLPPLEDTPSAADRRAAGAEQRRMPRKITVTRVAAMRSREITEAGIAKWRQATTADGADKSGLTALTYPVILNNAVDAAMMVALANTLFFAAAQAESKSKVALYLLVNIAPFAVIAPFMGPLLDRIQHGRRVALAASFAIRVVLAVLLITNCSYDPVANTVNFDPWVLYPCALAMMVMSKSFSVLKSAVVPRVLPPSIDLARVNSRLTLFGLVVGSGVGGAIASGAEFGLSRMLHIPGGMYALMVFAVLGAVLCMRIPKRVESTAGEVPTTLSYTGAMARNAEYAASVSAAGSGERAGFGAAFKNLRAPLGRSVVTGLWGNTTIRILTGFLTLYIAFYSKAQQASGGSATESLMMIGAVGAAAGIGNFIGNGIGARLELPRPARIVVQATVAATVGAIVAAVFGNLIVVAAVTFLASGVSALGKVSLDASIQDDLPDESRASAFGRSETALQLGWVGGAALGVLLPPTLWIGFATVAAIMVAGTVQTVLTYRGGSLIPNFGGKRPEHVPPTMNAHS; this is encoded by the coding sequence ATGGTCCGCGTGAGCGGTCATCCGGGGCAGCAGCAGTATCCCCCCGACGAGCCCCGGCGCCGTCCGGGGCCGACGCCGCATGCCCACAGCGGGCAGTCCGCGCGGCGCGGGGCAGGTGGGCAGGCCGGCCCGACGCGCCCGCAGTACACCGCCAACCACCACCTCCCCCCGCTCGAGGACACCCCGTCGGCCGCGGACCGGCGCGCAGCCGGGGCGGAGCAGCGGCGCATGCCGCGCAAGATCACCGTGACCCGGGTGGCGGCGATGCGCAGCCGCGAGATCACCGAGGCCGGGATCGCGAAGTGGCGGCAGGCCACCACCGCCGACGGTGCCGACAAGTCCGGCCTGACCGCGCTCACCTACCCGGTGATCCTCAACAACGCGGTCGACGCCGCGATGATGGTCGCGCTGGCGAACACCCTGTTCTTCGCGGCCGCGCAGGCCGAGTCCAAGTCGAAGGTCGCGCTGTACCTGCTGGTGAACATCGCGCCGTTCGCGGTCATCGCGCCGTTCATGGGGCCGCTGCTCGACCGCATCCAGCACGGGCGGCGGGTGGCGCTGGCCGCGTCCTTCGCGATCCGCGTGGTGCTCGCGGTGCTGCTCATCACGAACTGCTCGTACGACCCGGTCGCGAACACGGTGAACTTCGATCCGTGGGTGCTCTATCCCTGTGCGCTCGCGATGATGGTGATGAGTAAATCGTTCTCGGTGCTCAAATCCGCGGTGGTGCCGCGGGTGCTGCCACCGTCGATCGACCTGGCGCGGGTGAACTCGCGGCTCACGCTGTTCGGGCTGGTCGTGGGCTCGGGCGTGGGCGGAGCGATCGCCTCGGGCGCGGAGTTCGGACTGAGCCGGATGCTGCACATCCCGGGCGGCATGTACGCCCTGATGGTCTTCGCCGTGCTCGGCGCGGTGCTGTGCATGCGCATCCCGAAGCGGGTGGAGAGCACGGCGGGCGAGGTGCCGACCACGTTGTCGTACACCGGCGCGATGGCGCGGAACGCGGAGTACGCGGCGTCGGTCTCGGCCGCCGGGTCGGGCGAGCGGGCGGGCTTCGGCGCGGCGTTCAAGAACCTGCGGGCACCGCTCGGCCGCAGCGTCGTCACCGGGCTGTGGGGCAACACCACGATCCGCATCCTCACCGGCTTCCTCACCCTCTACATCGCCTTCTACAGCAAGGCGCAGCAGGCGTCGGGCGGCTCGGCCACCGAGTCGCTGATGATGATCGGCGCGGTCGGCGCCGCCGCCGGCATCGGCAACTTCATCGGCAACGGCATCGGCGCGCGCCTTGAACTGCCGCGGCCCGCGCGCATCGTCGTGCAGGCGACGGTCGCGGCCACGGTCGGCGCGATCGTCGCGGCGGTGTTCGGCAACCTGATCGTGGTCGCGGCCGTGACCTTCCTGGCGTCCGGGGTGTCGGCGCTCGGCAAGGTCTCGCTCGACGCGTCGATCCAGGACGACCTGCCCGACGAGTCCCGCGCGTCCGCCTTCGGTCGCTCGGAGACGGCGCTGCAGCTCGGCTGGGTGGGCGGCGCCGCGCTCGGCGTGCTGCTGCCGCCCACGCTGTGGATCGGCTTCGCGACCGTCGCGGCCATCATGGTCGCCGGCACCGTGCAGACGGTGCTCACCTATCGCGGCGGCTCGCTGATCCCGAACTTCGGCGGCAAGCGGCCGGAACACGTCCCACCCACGATGAACGCGCACTCATGA
- a CDS encoding DUF2771 family protein codes for MIKPSPKLLLAGAVFVVAAAVLLAYAIVAGLDKRDQPGPRPALQATVGKTMLNVAPMQFCTNVRAAQCDAAQYPAKLPVEAGQAIVISLPDYITERPWFLTVQRYDAKRGEAKLDTITHVDPASATLVLKSTEELWVAAVEINVPSQYQDAQGNLIAQAVWGIDTTPKDFALVQKP; via the coding sequence ATGATCAAGCCCAGCCCGAAGCTGCTCCTCGCCGGGGCGGTGTTCGTCGTCGCGGCCGCGGTGCTGCTCGCGTACGCGATCGTCGCGGGCCTGGACAAGCGGGATCAGCCCGGTCCGCGCCCCGCGCTGCAGGCCACCGTCGGGAAGACGATGCTGAACGTCGCGCCGATGCAGTTCTGCACCAACGTGCGGGCAGCGCAGTGCGACGCCGCGCAGTACCCCGCCAAGCTTCCCGTCGAGGCGGGCCAGGCGATCGTCATCTCGCTGCCCGACTACATCACCGAGCGCCCCTGGTTCCTCACCGTCCAGCGCTACGACGCGAAGCGCGGAGAGGCGAAGCTCGACACGATCACCCACGTCGATCCCGCGTCCGCGACGCTGGTTCTCAAGTCGACCGAGGAGCTGTGGGTCGCCGCGGTCGAGATCAACGTGCCCTCGCAGTACCAGGACGCCCAGGGCAACCTCATCGCCCAGGCGGTCTGGGGCATCGACACGACGCCCAAGGACTTCGCGCTGGTCCAGAAGCCGTGA
- a CDS encoding DHA2 family efflux MFS transporter permease subunit produces the protein MTVSNVREAASPTRALVATLVLGAFAPILDTTMLTIAVHALVVDLHTDVATIQWVSTAYLLALVVSIPLCGWLDARLGGRRAWLAALVVFAAGSALCAVSWSPVSLVAFRTLQGAAAGVLMTNMQTIAVRAAGGGSVARVTAALGVPIALGPLIGPVLGGALLHWADWRWMFAFNVPLCAAAVVAALRVLPDDAPAEGSAPPLDRTGLALLAPGIVLTFYGLAELAGTGASVGVLLAVGVGATLIAAFAVHALRVGDGALVRVRLLRVPTVAASTLAGLVAGGALMGTMFLLPLYWQTVRGDGALATALLLAPQAVGAFVPRFFVGGLVDRFGPRPVAAAAFAVMAVATVPFAFVTAGTNPVVLAVVLFVRGVGLGAVLVPILSSAYTGLSRDQFPHASMFTRGAQQLGGAVGVAAVAVILQAGLAHAPAATALHPAFWVMVVVTALGAVLALRLPGRAGRAA, from the coding sequence ATGACTGTATCTAATGTGCGGGAGGCGGCGAGCCCGACGCGGGCGCTCGTCGCGACCCTGGTGCTCGGCGCCTTCGCCCCCATCCTCGACACGACGATGCTGACCATCGCGGTGCACGCGCTCGTCGTCGACCTGCACACCGACGTCGCGACCATCCAGTGGGTGAGTACCGCCTACCTGCTCGCCCTCGTGGTGTCGATCCCGCTGTGCGGCTGGCTGGACGCCCGCCTCGGGGGCCGGCGAGCGTGGCTGGCGGCGCTCGTGGTGTTCGCCGCCGGGTCCGCGCTGTGCGCCGTCAGCTGGAGCCCGGTGAGTCTCGTCGCGTTCCGCACGCTGCAGGGCGCCGCGGCCGGCGTGCTGATGACGAACATGCAGACGATCGCGGTGCGCGCGGCCGGCGGCGGCTCCGTCGCGCGGGTGACGGCGGCGCTCGGCGTCCCCATCGCACTCGGTCCGCTCATCGGCCCCGTGCTCGGCGGCGCACTCCTGCACTGGGCGGACTGGCGCTGGATGTTCGCCTTCAACGTGCCGCTCTGCGCGGCGGCCGTCGTCGCCGCGCTGCGGGTCCTGCCCGACGACGCGCCGGCGGAGGGGAGTGCCCCGCCGCTCGACCGCACCGGCCTCGCACTGCTCGCGCCGGGGATCGTCCTCACGTTCTACGGACTCGCCGAGCTCGCCGGGACCGGCGCGTCGGTCGGCGTCCTCCTCGCCGTCGGGGTGGGAGCGACGCTGATCGCGGCCTTCGCGGTGCACGCGCTGCGCGTGGGCGACGGAGCGCTCGTGCGGGTGCGGCTGCTCCGCGTCCCGACGGTCGCCGCGTCCACGCTGGCGGGCCTCGTCGCGGGTGGGGCGCTCATGGGGACGATGTTCCTGCTGCCGCTGTACTGGCAGACGGTGCGCGGCGACGGTGCCCTCGCCACCGCGCTGCTCCTCGCGCCCCAGGCGGTCGGAGCGTTCGTGCCGCGGTTCTTCGTCGGCGGCCTGGTCGACCGCTTCGGGCCGCGCCCGGTCGCGGCGGCCGCCTTCGCGGTGATGGCGGTCGCGACGGTGCCGTTCGCCTTCGTCACGGCCGGTACGAACCCGGTGGTGCTCGCGGTCGTGCTGTTCGTGCGGGGGGTGGGGCTGGGCGCGGTGCTCGTCCCGATCCTGTCGTCGGCGTACACCGGACTCTCGCGGGATCAGTTCCCCCACGCCTCGATGTTCACCCGGGGTGCACAGCAACTCGGCGGGGCCGTCGGCGTCGCCGCGGTCGCCGTGATCCTGCAGGCGGGGCTCGCGCACGCCCCCGCCGCGACCGCGTTGCATCCCGCGTTCTGGGTGATGGTCGTGGTCACCGCGCTCGGCGCCGTGCTCGCGCTCCGCCTGCCGGGCCGCGCCGGCCGCGCGGCGTGA
- a CDS encoding TetR/AcrR family transcriptional regulator produces MHPKPEAPRTRRRGAALEGAILEAAWDQLTEGGYGDFTLEAVAARAGTSRSVLYRRWPGRVELLRAALAHRGEAPVAEPPDTGSLRGDAIALLTAMTDHRVELMILLQTRLGDFFAESGDSPADLRELLVGTRGGSMHDAVARAVARGEVDPARVTDRIVRLPADLVRHQMAMTLLPVPPEDIAEIVDECFLPLLVAR; encoded by the coding sequence GTGCACCCAAAGCCGGAGGCTCCCCGCACGCGCCGACGCGGCGCGGCGCTCGAGGGCGCGATCCTGGAGGCCGCGTGGGACCAGCTGACCGAGGGCGGTTACGGCGATTTCACACTGGAGGCCGTCGCCGCCCGCGCCGGGACGTCCCGCTCGGTGCTCTACCGGCGCTGGCCCGGCCGGGTGGAGCTGCTCCGGGCCGCCCTGGCCCACCGGGGCGAGGCACCCGTGGCCGAGCCGCCCGACACCGGCTCACTGCGCGGCGACGCGATCGCGCTCCTGACGGCGATGACGGACCACCGCGTCGAGCTGATGATCCTGCTGCAGACACGGCTCGGCGACTTCTTCGCCGAGTCCGGCGACTCCCCCGCGGACCTGCGCGAACTGCTGGTCGGAACCCGAGGCGGATCGATGCACGACGCCGTCGCCCGGGCGGTCGCGCGCGGCGAGGTCGACCCGGCGCGGGTCACCGACCGGATCGTGCGCCTGCCGGCCGACCTCGTGCGCCACCAGATGGCGATGACCCTGCTCCCGGTGCCGCCCGAGGACATCGCCGAGATCGTGGACGAGTGCTTCCTTCCGCTGCTCGTCGCGCGGTGA
- a CDS encoding cold-shock protein, whose translation MPTGKVKWYDTDKGFGFLSQEGGEDVYVRSSALPDGTDGLKQGQRVEFSMAAGRRGPQALTVTVLEPAPSVSRGAAAQRGRRPAANRRPADELHGMIEDMIQLLDVGVQSELRKGRYPDRKASEQIAKVLREIARELDS comes from the coding sequence GTGCCTACCGGCAAGGTCAAGTGGTACGACACGGACAAGGGCTTCGGCTTCCTCTCCCAGGAGGGCGGGGAGGACGTGTACGTCCGGTCGTCGGCGCTGCCCGACGGCACCGACGGGCTCAAGCAGGGCCAGCGTGTCGAGTTCAGCATGGCCGCGGGCCGCCGCGGCCCGCAGGCGCTGACGGTGACCGTGCTCGAACCCGCGCCCAGCGTCTCCCGCGGCGCCGCCGCCCAGCGCGGCCGCCGGCCGGCCGCGAACCGTCGGCCCGCCGACGAGCTGCACGGCATGATCGAGGACATGATCCAGCTGCTCGACGTGGGTGTGCAGTCCGAGCTGCGCAAGGGCCGCTACCCCGACCGCAAGGCGTCCGAGCAGATCGCCAAGGTGCTCCGGGAGATCGCGCGCGAACTCGACTCCTAG
- the moaA gene encoding GTP 3',8-cyclase MoaA, whose product MKPLVDRYGRVARDLRVSLTDRCNLRCTYCMPADGLPWLANEHVLTGPEIDRLIAIGVRDLGITEIRFTGGEPLLRADLDRIVAHAAALEPRPEISLTTNGLSLARHAAKLASAGLDRVNVSLDTVDRAEYAKVTRRDRLDDALAGLRAAADAGLTPVKVNAVLGPGRLGDARPLLRLCLEAGYELRIIEHMPLDADHTWDRSTMITAEQILAELRREFTLAPHGEDRGSAPAERFTVDGGPATVGVIASVTRPFCGDCDRVRLTADGQIRTCLFATEETDLKPLLRGGATDGEIADAWLAAMLGKQAGHGIDDPSFLQPARPMSAIGG is encoded by the coding sequence ATGAAGCCGCTGGTCGACCGCTACGGACGCGTCGCACGCGACCTGCGGGTCTCCCTCACCGACCGGTGCAACCTGCGGTGCACGTACTGCATGCCGGCCGACGGTCTGCCGTGGCTCGCGAACGAGCACGTGCTGACCGGGCCGGAGATCGACCGGCTCATCGCCATCGGCGTCCGCGACCTCGGAATCACGGAGATCCGATTCACCGGCGGCGAGCCGCTGCTCCGCGCCGACCTCGACCGCATCGTCGCGCACGCCGCCGCCCTGGAACCGCGGCCCGAGATCTCGCTCACCACGAACGGCCTGTCGCTGGCGCGGCACGCGGCGAAGCTGGCGAGTGCCGGACTGGACCGGGTGAACGTCTCCCTCGACACCGTCGACCGCGCGGAGTACGCGAAGGTCACGCGCCGCGACCGCCTCGACGACGCCCTCGCCGGCCTGCGGGCCGCCGCCGACGCCGGCCTCACCCCCGTGAAGGTCAACGCCGTCCTGGGCCCGGGGCGCCTGGGCGACGCGCGCCCGCTGCTGCGCCTGTGCCTCGAGGCGGGGTACGAGTTGCGGATCATCGAGCACATGCCGCTCGACGCGGACCACACCTGGGATCGCAGCACCATGATCACCGCCGAGCAGATCCTCGCCGAGTTGCGCCGCGAGTTCACGCTCGCGCCGCACGGCGAGGACCGGGGCAGCGCGCCCGCCGAGCGGTTCACGGTCGACGGTGGCCCGGCGACGGTCGGCGTCATCGCCTCGGTCACGCGTCCGTTCTGCGGCGACTGCGACCGCGTACGCCTCACCGCCGACGGCCAGATCCGCACCTGCCTGTTCGCGACGGAGGAGACCGACCTCAAGCCGCTGCTGCGCGGCGGCGCGACGGACGGGGAGATCGCCGACGCGTGGCTCGCGGCGATGCTCGGCAAGCAGGCGGGCCACGGCATCGACGACCCGTCCTTCCTGCAGCCGGCGCGCCCGATGAGCGCGATCGGGGGCTGA
- a CDS encoding MoaD/ThiS family protein has translation MLIRYFAAARAAAGVAEETVEVPDGATVAEVADLLAARHPDLGRVLTRCSYLLDEVAVRDVAAPAAGAMLDVLPPFAGG, from the coding sequence GTGCTGATCCGTTACTTCGCGGCCGCGCGCGCCGCGGCCGGCGTCGCGGAGGAGACCGTCGAGGTGCCCGACGGGGCGACGGTCGCCGAGGTCGCCGACCTCCTGGCGGCCCGCCACCCCGACCTGGGGCGGGTGCTCACGCGGTGCAGTTACCTGCTCGACGAGGTGGCGGTGCGCGACGTCGCGGCGCCCGCGGCGGGCGCGATGCTCGACGTCCTGCCCCCGTTCGCGGGCGGTTGA